The genome window ATGAGATGGGCTTCGCCCGCGACGTCGCCGACCGGGTGTGTTTCCTCGACGCCGGGGTGGTGCTCGAACAGGGGCCTCCCGCCGAGATCTTCACCCGGCCCCAGCACCCCCGCACCCAGCAGTTCCTGGAACGAATCGTCGAAGCCCGCCGGCTGTAGATAGCCTCAGGTCATGATCTCGATCGATCACGTGATCTTCGTTGTGGAGGACCTCGACCGGGCCGCCGACGTGCTCTTCGAGACCCACGGCCTCGCTTCGGTCGCGGGCGGACGGCACCCCGGTCACGGCACCGGCAACCGCATCGTCCCGCTCGGCACCGCCTACCTGGAACTGATGGCGGTGATCGACCCGGTGGAGGCGGCGCAGAGCCCGATGGGTCAGTGGGCGGCAGCCACCGAACGGCCGGGGTTGGTGCCGGCGGCGCTATGCCTCCGCACCGAGGATGCCGACGAGGAGGCCCGGCGCCTCCGCCTCGCCGCCATCCCGATGACCCGCACCCGCCCCGACGGCGAGGTGCTGTCGTGGCGGCTCGTCGGAGTGGACGACATGTTCGGACCCGAACGCCTGCCGTTCTTCATCGAGTGGGAGGTGGAGGCGGATTCCCATCCCGGGCGCGCCCTGGCCGAGCATCGGGTGATCCCCACCGGCATCGCCGCCGTGGACCTCAGCGGAAACCCCCGTCTCATCGAGGAGCGCCTCGGAGTCCACGTGCTCCCGATCACGGTCACCGCAGGCCCGCCCGGAGTGAATTCGGTGGTGGTTGCCACCGAGAAGGGAGAGGTGGCGCTGTGAGGTTCGCTCTCAGCGGATGATCTCGCCTAGCGCAGCGAACCGCAGCATGTGCGCTTGGCCGCTGTGCAAGGCGTACTCATCGACCATCTTGATCAGCACCGCACCGAGCGGCCGGCCGTGGCCCTTTCCCACCGCGTCGAGGTCCGCAAGGGCGACGATGGCGACATCGGCCTTCGCAAGCTCGTCGAAATAGAGCCTGAGATCGGCGTCGATGGTGGCGACCGATCCTCCGGCGTAGTCGTCGTCGCCGTAGTGATCGACCCGGTCGCCGCCGCCCAGACCCCACGAGAGGTACACGTGCTCCATTTGCGCCATGTGCCGGAAGAGACCCAGAACGGAAAGTTCAACGGGCGGTACCGACCATTCGACCAACTGTGCCGGCGTCAGATCACGGAGCTTTCTCGTGAACTCGTGCCGCTGGTAACCGAGCCACTCGGTGAGCTGCGTCCGCAGGTCGGTATCGGCAGCAGGTTGTTCTCGCTTGCCGAAGTCCAAGTTCGAGAGCACGTCGGAGCCCATGGCCGCCGATCATACGATCCCCGCCAGCCCAGCAGCTCAGGGAGCATTCACCCGAACCCGACGCGATCGCGGCGCAAGTCCTCCAGGTCGCCCTCCCAGCCCATCCCCTCCATCTCGAGAAACTCCTCGGAGGTGAGCGCCTCGCCGGCGGCGAGGCGCAGGGCCAGGTCCACGGCGGCGCGCTTGGTGTTGACCCGGTAACGCCGCATAACCAGCGCGATCAGATCGTCGTCGATTTCGATGTTGGTGCGGGACACCTCGTCACCGTACCCACTCGTACACCTGATGGCGTATCGACCGGGAGCGTCTACTCGGATTCGGCAAGTACGGGGCTATCCCTCGTCGTCCCACGCCACCTCTGCATCGAACTGCCGCCGCTCGGGTGCGAGGAAGGCCGTGCTGATCGGTCCGCCGAGTCCGGCGCCTTCGCGTAGCTCCTGAACCCAGGAGGTCAAGAGGGCGACCTCCTCGTTGGCGTGTCGAGACAGGTCCAAGTCGCCTGAGTCCATAGAGACGAGGTACCGACGTAGCGATGCAACTTCATCGGCATAGTGACCGGATCTCGCGGCGGCCCCGAAGAACTCGAGGCCATCCGCAGTGTCCCTAGCCACCACATCGGGGTGCCACATGCCGATCAGTTCTGGGGCGAAGGAGTCCTCGCCGTGGTAGGTAACGAGCAGAACAACGTCGCCTTCGGGAACGGAGGTCAGGGAATGGGTGCCAAATTCAAGGCGATCTGCGATCGTGAGGACGTCTCCCGGCTGGAGGGTCGGGAATCGAGACCCCGACCCCCCGAACTGGTACGGAACCGATAGCACCGTGGCGTCCACCAGCCGATCTCCCTCTCGGGGACCGTCTCGGTGCTCACCTAGGTCCACAACGACAACGGCGTCGGTTGCACTGATGCGATCCATGAGTGCAATCGAGCCGTGGAACCCGCGCTGCGACGCACCCGACCCCTGCAGAACAACCAGGATCGCACCCACGACGATGAGCGCAGAAGCGATCAGAACAAGGATGCGGAGCGCTCCACGCTTGTCGGATGCGAGCATGGTCAATTCTCGCTTGTCCATGCAATTGTGCACTCTGCGCTGACGCCAAGAAGCCAGTCGGTGGGCGAGTCCGTCAAAGGCGATGTTGGTCGCTCCGGATCAACCGAGTCCGCGGACTATCCCGTCGAGCAGGTCCGCTTCGGAAACGGTCACCGAGTCGCGGCCCGACGCCCGTACCGCTTCCCGGGCCACGATCGCTCCGCCCAAGAGCACCGGAGCGCGCTTCGGTTCGAGCGACGGGATGGCTGCGGTCTCCTCCACGGTGAGTCCGGCCAAACGGTCGACCAGTCGGTCGAGGTCCGCCATGGTAAGGGTCGACCCGTGCACCGCCTCGCGGTCGTAGGCGTCGAGGCCGAGCGAGATGGCCGCGAGAGAAGTGAAGGTTCCCGCCACCCCGATGACCCGCGCCGGCACAGCCGGCAAGCGGACCAACCCGAATATCTCGGCCACCTCCTCCGTCGCCGCCGTCACCCGGTCGGGCGACGCCGGTCGTTCCGGCAAGAGCCGCTCGGTGAGCCGGACCGAGCCGATGTCGAGGCTCACTGAATAGTCGGGGCCTCCAGCGCCGAGCACGAACTCGGTGCTTCCCCCGCCCGGGTCGATGACCAAAGTCGGGTGATCGCCCGGGAGGGCGGCGACGGCACCGCGAAACGACAGGGCCGCCTCCTCGACGCCGTCGATCAGCTCCGGCTGGAACCCCAAGACCGCGGCAACTCGATCGAGGAATTCGGACCCGTCCTCGGCGTCACGGGTTGCCGAAGTGGCGACGGCCCGGACCTGCGACACGCCGTGGAAGCGCAGCCGCGCGGAATAGTTCGTGAGCACGGCGAGGGCATGCTCGACCCGGCCGGGGTCGAAGCGGCCGGTGGCGTCGACGCCGCGGCCGAGTCCGACGATCTCGGTGAGTCGTTCGACATCGACGAGCCTGCCACCAGCCAGGTCGGCCACGAGAAGGCGGACGGTGTTGGTACCGATATCGATCGCACCCTTCACGCCGGCTCCCGCCACTCTGGATTGCGGACCGCCCCGCCGTCGGTGGCGACGACGCATGTGACGGTGCAGTCGAGAGGCTCGACCCAGGGCGTCGTCACCTCCCCAACCGGGTTCGGGTTGCCGGCAGCATGGTCGGCGTAGTGGGCGTGAAGGCATTTGACGCCCACCCGAGCACCTCCCACTCCCCCACTCGGTCTCGGGTTCGTGCCCTCGGGTACAAGTGCATCTCGTTCGGCGGCATATCGCTCGTGGGCCTCGTCGAGGCGCCTGCCGAATTCGGGAACCTGCGCCGCCCGGCGCTCCATCGCCGCCACCCCGCCGACGGATTCGATCCGCCCGATCCGCCGTAGAGCGAGCGGACAGGTCAGCCAGTAGCGAGTGGGAAACGGCGTCCCATCATCGAGAAACGGCGGCACCCCGATGACCACCGGCATCGCCAGATGGCACCGCGCCACCACCTCGACCTCGGAACGCACCGAACGCTCGAGTTGGGCTTCAACGAAAGCGCGGTCCTGGTTCACGGAGACAACAGTAAGGCGGGAATCAAGAGCCAAGAGTCAAGAGAAGTACCGGCTTGCCCAATCGCCAATCGCCAATCGCCAATCGCGGCCCCGCGAGGCTTACTTCTCGACCAGATCCTTGCCCGTGATGAAATCCCAGAGGTTGCGCCACCACGGGGTGGAGGTGCCGAGGTCTACTTCGATCTGGGGATCGTCGGATTCGGTGCCGGGTGGGACCACGACCACGTAGGCGATGTCGCCGGGCCGCACCAGTCCGAACTGCTCGCGGGCGAGGCGTTCGACCTCCTGGGGTGACTGCAAGGCGGCGATTTGGTGCTCGAGTCGACGGTTCTCTTCGATCAACGCGTCGAGCTGCTGCTGGGCCAGATCGACCGAGCGCTGCTGGGCGATGATCTGACGGAACGGCAGGACTCCCGCCGCGGCGGCGACCAGGCCGATGATCAACGCGAGGATCAAGAAGGATCCGAGCCCGAAGCCACGCCTCTCTTCCTTCTTCATGCCGACCACCGCGGGTATGGCGCCATGCCGGCGTAGCGGGCACCGGTGCCGAGGCGCTCCTCGATCCGCAGCAGCTGATTGAACTTGGCGGTGCGCTCGCCCCGCGCCGGTGCACCCGTCTTGATCTGGCCTGCATTGGTCGCGACCACCAGATGCGAGATGAAGGTGTCCTCGGTCTCCCCCGAGCGATGGCTCACCACCCGCCCATACGACGATCGCTCGGCGAGCTGCATCGTGTGGAGCGTCTCGGAGAGCGTTCCGATCTGGTTGACCTTGATGAGAATCGCATTGGCCGCACCGGAGTCGATCCCGCGCCGCAACATGGGCTCGCTGGTCACAAAGATGTCATCGCCGACCAGCTGGATGCGGTCACCGAGGCGCTCGGTGAGTGCTACCCAACCCTCCCAATCGGCCTCGGCCAGCCCGTCTTCGATCGACACGATCGGGAAGTCGGCGACCAGCCCGGCCAGGTAGTCGACCATCTCCTCGGCCTCGAGTGAGCGGCCCTCGAGGTGGTAGCGCCCCTCGCGGTAGAGCTCGGTGGCGGCCACGTCGAGGGCGAAGGCGACCTGGGTGCCGACCTCATAGCCGGCCGCGGCGGTGGCCTCCTGCAGCAACTCCAGCGCGTCGCGGTTCGCGGCGAGGTCGGGGGCGAACCCGCCCTCGTCGCCGACATTGGTGGAAAGACCTCGTCCGGCCAGCACCTTGCGGAGGACGTGATAGATCTCGACCCCCGCCCGAAGAGCCTCACGGAAGGTCCCGAACCCGGCGGGCACGAGCATGAACTCCTGGACCTCCACCGAGTTGGAGGCATGGGCGCCGCCGTTGAGAACGTTCAGCATCGGCACCGGGAGGGTGCGGGCTGAGGGCCCTCCGAGGTACCGGTAGAGGGGCATGCCCACCGACGACGCTGCCGCCCGGGCCACCGCCAGGGAGACGGCGAGGATGGCGTTCGCCCCGAGCTTCTCCTTGTTGGGGGTGCCGTCGAGATCGCACATGGCGACGTCGATCGACTCCTGGTCGAGCGCATCCATGCCGACGAGCAGCTTGGCAATGGGTTCGTTGACGTTCTGGACGGCCCGCGTCACGCCCTTGCCGCCGAAGCGGTCTCCACCATCCCGAAGCTCAACAGCCTCGAGCGCCCCTGTCGATGCCCCCGATGGAACCGCCGCACGACCGAAACTTCCGCCAGCAAGGAAGACTTCGGCCTCAACGGTCGGGTTCCCCCGGGAGTCGAGGACCTCGCGGGCCCGGATCGATGTGATGGTCGTCACGGGCCCTCCTGGTCAGATGAAGGTATCACGGGTCATGGGCAAATCGGAAGCACCAACTGTTGATCCCGTCGGATGGGAATCAAGAGTCAAGATTCAAGAGTCAAGAGTCAAGATTCAAGAGTCAAGAGTCGTGGGCTTGCCTCTGGTCTTGATTCTTGACTCTTGACTCTTCTTCGCCTCTTCCCACTTGGCGTCCATCTCGTCCAACGACATCCCTTCCACATCGCCATCGGTCTCGATGGCTCGGAAACGGTGATCGAAGCGGGTGGTGGCGGCGCGGAGGGCTTGCTCGGGGTCGACGCCGAGACGGCGGGACAGGTTGACCACCGAGAACAAGAGGTCGCCGACTTCTGATGCGATCTCGTCGGCATCGGCCTGTCTCGCGGCTTCGATCACCTCGGCGATCTCCTCGTGCACCTTGGCGATGACCCCGTCGAGGTCGGGCCAGTCGAACCCGACCCCTGCGGCCCGACTCTGGAACTCATAGGCCCGGGCCAGCGCCGGGAGCGCGACCGGGACCCCGTCGAGAAGCGACTCGCGCGCCTTCTCGTCCTGCTTGAGCCGCTGCCAGTTGGCCATCACGTGCTCGGCGGTGGTCGCGTCGACATCGCCGAACACGTGGGGATGACGGGCGACGAGTTTGCGGCGGATCGACTCGGCCACCTCCTCCACGCCGAAGATCCCCGCCTCCGACGCCAGCGTCGCGTGGAACACCACCTGCAGCAGCAGGTCGCCCAATTCCTCCTCGAGATCGACGTAGCCGGGCACATCCACCTCGCCCCCCGGTGCGCCGGCAGGCAGGGCCTCGATCGCTTCGAGCGCCTCATAGGCCTCCTCGAGCAGATGCTTGGCCAGGCTGTGGTGGGTCTGCTCGCGATCCCACGGGCACTCCGCCCGCAGCCGAGCATTCGTCTGCACCAGACCCGGCCATCCTGGAGCGGCCACGTCGAGGAAGAGCGACACCCGCAGACCACAGTGTTCTTCGCGGAGATCCTCGACAGTGAGCACCGTCACCGATTCCTCGGATGCGCCGAGATCGGCCAGCCGGGTGATCGGGGTGTCATGCGGCAGCAGCGCGAGCAGCGAGTCGCGCACCGCATCGATGGCACCCTGACCGTCGATCTGGGCGAACACCGTCGGCAGGTGGAGCAGCAGCGGCGCAGGCAGATCGTGAGCGTCGAGCACCTGCACGCCACGCGCCAGCGGATCCAACCCGACGCGGGCGAAGGTGAGGTCGAGGAACGATTCCCCCGGATGCAGCTCAATCGAGGGCGCCTCGGCCCGGAGGAGTGCCACCGCCCGCTCCCCCACCAGGGCGCTTCCGGGAACCGCGTAGGTGACCGGGCCTTGGGCGGCCGCGGCGAGAACCCGGTCGGCGATCGCCCGATAGACCCCTTCGAAGTCGGCTCCGGCTTCGTAGAGGTCGTCGCAGGCGATCACCGGGCGCCGCGCCGCCAGGTCGGCGGCGGCGGGATGGGCCACCGTCCGGAGAATCAGGGGTACCGCAGGGTCGAGAAGCACGTCGACGACCGACGGGGGAAGACGATCCAGCCCCGCCGGGCCGAGACCGACGATGCGAACGGTGCTCACTCGCTTGGCGGCAGGATCCCGAAGGCGGTCCACGACCCGTACTTCGGGTCGAGCTCGACCACCGCGTCCTGGAGGTGCTGGGAGAGCCAGGCGGTCCACAGTTCGTTCACGTCGGCCGCAGCCATGTAGTCACGCGGGTTGGCGGCCACCTCTTCGGGGGTCGCGGTGGTGCGTTCGCGGACCAGCATGATGTGGTACCCGAACTGCGACTGCGAGGGGCCCACCGGCTCACCCAATGGGGCTTCGAGTGTGGCCACCGCGAACTCGGCAACATATTGGTTGGCGAGGCGACAACCCAGATCGCCTTCCGGCGACGAGTCGGTTGAGATCTCGGTAGCAAGGGCCCCGAAGTCCTCCCCGTCCTCGAGGCGATCGAGTGCTTCCTGTGCATCCTCGATCGTGGTCAAGAGGATATGGCTGACGCACACGGTCGTGATCGCCGCGGGGTCGGCGAGGATCGCCTCCGCAAGCGCAGGATCGGAGGTGAGGTTGCGCTGGGCGGCTTCGCGCAATACCGCCACCTCGGCGTTGTGGCGCAGCATCTCGGGCCCGGCGTTCGGCACACCCAGATACTCGGCCGGTTGCAGGCCCTCGGCCTCCATCTGATCGACCATCGCCTGGTGGACGCCGTCGATCTCCGTCTCGTCCAACTCCTCGCCGAACTCGGCTCGAAGGGCGTCGACCAGGACGACCTTGGCGATCATCCCGAACAGCGTGGAACGCACCCCGGCGTCAATCGTCAGTGAATCCGTGTTGTACAGGTCGCCGAGGTCGCCTTCGGCGATCACAGTGTCACCGACGACGGCGACCTGCGCTCCCGAGCCGCTCGAACAGGCGGCGGCGACGACAGCAAGGGCAATTATGAAGGTCAGGGTGCGGCGCAAGGGTTCATCCGTCTTCGGGGGGCCACATTGTACGAACGAAGTCGGCCAGCCGCGCCGCAGGCGCCTCGGGCGGCAGCGGAAGGAACAGCGACCGGTCCCGCATCACGGCCCGGCTCGAGACTCGCTCGAGTCGCACCTCCTGCGATGCCGTCAGCGTGATGGGGGCCAGGCGCACCTCGCGCCGCATCGCGACGATCTCGGTGATCCCCACCCGCAACGCCTCGACCCGGAGCCGGGCGATCTCGATGAGCACCCGCGCCCTTTCGGGAAGGGCTCCGTAGCGGTCCTCCCACTCGACCACCACATCGTCGATCAAGTCGTTGGTCGTCGCCGCGGCGAGGCGCCGGTAGGCCTCGAGGCGGGCGTCCTGGTCGGGCACGTAATCGTCGGGGAGATGCGCCTCGACGGGTAACTCGATCCGAACCTCGGCCGTGGGCTTCTCGCGGCTCGCCCCGGTCTGGAGCTCCTCCACCGCCTCGGCGACCAGCTCGATGTAGAGATCGAAGCCGACCGCGCTGATGTGACCCGACTGAACGTTGCCGAGCACGCTGCCCGCACCGCGGATCTCGAGATCACGCAGCGCGAGCTGAAACCCCGAGCCGAGGTCGCTGAACTCTCCGATCGCCTCGAGACGCCGGTATGCCTCCTCGGTGAGCCGCTGCTCCTCCGGATGGAACAAGTAGGCGTATGCCCGCTGGGATGAACGGCCCACCCGACCGCGCAGCTGATACAACTGGGCGAGCCCCAGCAGGTCGGAGCGCTCCACGATGAGGGTGTTCACCTGGGGAAGGTCGAGTCCGGACTCGATGATCGTGGTGGCCACCAGCACGTCGTACTCCCCGTTCCAAAAGTCGAGCATCACCTGCTCCAACTGGCCCTCACTCATCTGCCCGTGAGCGATGGCGTATCGCGCCTCGGGCACCAGCGCCCGCAACCGGGTAAGCGCATGGTCGATCGACTGGATGCGGTTGTGCACGTAGAACACCTGCCCCTCACGCAGCATCTCGCGCCGGATGGCCGCCGACACCGTCAACTCGTCGTAGGCGCCGACGAAGGTGAGGATCGGGTGGCGGTCCTCGGGAGGTGTCGAGATGCGGCTCACGGTGCGGATGCCGGTGAGGGCCATCTCGAGGGTCCGCGGAATCGGGGTGGCGGTGAGGGTGAGCACGTCCACCGAAGACCGCAGCGCCTTGATCTGATCCTTGGCAGTCACCCCGAACCGCTGCTCCTCATCGACGACGAGCAGACCCAGGTCGCGAAAGGCGATGTCGTCGCTGAGGAGACGGTGGGTGCCGATGACGATGTCGACACTGCCATCCCGTATTGCCTGGACGACCGCCTTCTGCTGCTGGGGAGTCAGAAAGCGACTGAGCATCTCGACCCGCACCGGATAACCGGCGAGCCGCTCCGAGAACACCTGAAAGTGCTGCTGCGCCAGCAGGGTGGTGGGCACCAGCACCGCCACCTGCTTGGGTTCTTGCGCTGCCTTGAAGGCCGCCCGGATCGCCACCTCCGTCTTACCGAAGCCGACGTCGCCGAACACCAGGCGGTCCATCGGCGAATCCGACTCCATGTCGGCCTTCACATCGGCGATGGCCGTCAACTGGTCGGGAGTCTCCTCGAACGGGAAGGATGCCTCCACCTCGCGCTGCCACGGCGTGTCCGGCCCGAAGGCGACCCCGGCGATGCTCGCCCGGCGGCGGTGGAGGGCGACCACTTCCTCGGCGACCGCCGCCACCGCCTTGCGCACCTTGCCCCGGGTGCGCTCCCAATCCGCCCCACCCATCCGGCTC of Acidimicrobiia bacterium contains these proteins:
- a CDS encoding DUF501 domain-containing protein — its product is MNQDRAFVEAQLERSVRSEVEVVARCHLAMPVVIGVPPFLDDGTPFPTRYWLTCPLALRRIGRIESVGGVAAMERRAAQVPEFGRRLDEAHERYAAERDALVPEGTNPRPSGGVGGARVGVKCLHAHYADHAAGNPNPVGEVTTPWVEPLDCTVTCVVATDGGAVRNPEWREPA
- a CDS encoding peptidylprolyl isomerase; its protein translation is MRRTLTFIIALAVVAAACSSGSGAQVAVVGDTVIAEGDLGDLYNTDSLTIDAGVRSTLFGMIAKVVLVDALRAEFGEELDETEIDGVHQAMVDQMEAEGLQPAEYLGVPNAGPEMLRHNAEVAVLREAAQRNLTSDPALAEAILADPAAITTVCVSHILLTTIEDAQEALDRLEDGEDFGALATEISTDSSPEGDLGCRLANQYVAEFAVATLEAPLGEPVGPSQSQFGYHIMLVRERTTATPEEVAANPRDYMAAADVNELWTAWLSQHLQDAVVELDPKYGSWTAFGILPPSE
- a CDS encoding DUF664 domain-containing protein, producing the protein MGSDVLSNLDFGKREQPAADTDLRTQLTEWLGYQRHEFTRKLRDLTPAQLVEWSVPPVELSVLGLFRHMAQMEHVYLSWGLGGGDRVDHYGDDDYAGGSVATIDADLRLYFDELAKADVAIVALADLDAVGKGHGRPLGAVLIKMVDEYALHSGQAHMLRFAALGEIIR
- the mfd gene encoding transcription-repair coupling factor; this translates as MTAPLEALAAVWRDRQPIDTPGHLVVPAPLRALFLAGLAARADGPVLALVPGERDAEDLADDVELFVSDSLFLPAWETLPFEHVSPNVGTMAARAAARHALRTGGAGVVVVASVRAAIQRVSPSPTDPVVLSVGDEVDFDSLVNRLAEAGYDRTDRVETRGEFAVRGGIIDLYPAQGREPVRIDFWGDRVEEITTVSVTTQRSAEKLPRVTAFPAREVRPGPELAERARALVDREPWAASTWDRIAQGASFPGIESWLPWLADEVSAIDEARSTVVLFEPPRAHDRALDLTREETELAVVLAPTWGTGAPEAGEHPDLFLPLDAALPPDRLLEAPAIAARPGEEALTIGGFDAEPGNPESVAAGIGRLVAKGIRVVVAMDGEGPADRVARVLAEEGLVLPRDSSKGSAVISRGIHRGFVSPDLGVAVLGEQEIAGRRRSHRRAHAVPREVSPSYGDLRPGDFVVHHHHGIGRFEGLVTNRLGGIERDYLLIAYAGQDRLYVPTDQLAAVRPYTGGESPRLSRMGGADWERTRGKVRKAVAAVAEEVVALHRRRASIAGVAFGPDTPWQREVEASFPFEETPDQLTAIADVKADMESDSPMDRLVFGDVGFGKTEVAIRAAFKAAQEPKQVAVLVPTTLLAQQHFQVFSERLAGYPVRVEMLSRFLTPQQQKAVVQAIRDGSVDIVIGTHRLLSDDIAFRDLGLLVVDEEQRFGVTAKDQIKALRSSVDVLTLTATPIPRTLEMALTGIRTVSRISTPPEDRHPILTFVGAYDELTVSAAIRREMLREGQVFYVHNRIQSIDHALTRLRALVPEARYAIAHGQMSEGQLEQVMLDFWNGEYDVLVATTIIESGLDLPQVNTLIVERSDLLGLAQLYQLRGRVGRSSQRAYAYLFHPEEQRLTEEAYRRLEAIGEFSDLGSGFQLALRDLEIRGAGSVLGNVQSGHISAVGFDLYIELVAEAVEELQTGASREKPTAEVRIELPVEAHLPDDYVPDQDARLEAYRRLAAATTNDLIDDVVVEWEDRYGALPERARVLIEIARLRVEALRVGITEIVAMRREVRLAPITLTASQEVRLERVSSRAVMRDRSLFLPLPPEAPAARLADFVRTMWPPEDG
- a CDS encoding VOC family protein; the encoded protein is MISIDHVIFVVEDLDRAADVLFETHGLASVAGGRHPGHGTGNRIVPLGTAYLELMAVIDPVEAAQSPMGQWAAATERPGLVPAALCLRTEDADEEARRLRLAAIPMTRTRPDGEVLSWRLVGVDDMFGPERLPFFIEWEVEADSHPGRALAEHRVIPTGIAAVDLSGNPRLIEERLGVHVLPITVTAGPPGVNSVVVATEKGEVAL
- the mazG gene encoding nucleoside triphosphate pyrophosphohydrolase, with amino-acid sequence MDRLRDPAAKRVSTVRIVGLGPAGLDRLPPSVVDVLLDPAVPLILRTVAHPAAADLAARRPVIACDDLYEAGADFEGVYRAIADRVLAAAAQGPVTYAVPGSALVGERAVALLRAEAPSIELHPGESFLDLTFARVGLDPLARGVQVLDAHDLPAPLLLHLPTVFAQIDGQGAIDAVRDSLLALLPHDTPITRLADLGASEESVTVLTVEDLREEHCGLRVSLFLDVAAPGWPGLVQTNARLRAECPWDREQTHHSLAKHLLEEAYEALEAIEALPAGAPGGEVDVPGYVDLEEELGDLLLQVVFHATLASEAGIFGVEEVAESIRRKLVARHPHVFGDVDATTAEHVMANWQRLKQDEKARESLLDGVPVALPALARAYEFQSRAAGVGFDWPDLDGVIAKVHEEIAEVIEAARQADADEIASEVGDLLFSVVNLSRRLGVDPEQALRAATTRFDHRFRAIETDGDVEGMSLDEMDAKWEEAKKSQESRIKTRGKPTTLDS
- the eno gene encoding phosphopyruvate hydratase, yielding MTTITSIRAREVLDSRGNPTVEAEVFLAGGSFGRAAVPSGASTGALEAVELRDGGDRFGGKGVTRAVQNVNEPIAKLLVGMDALDQESIDVAMCDLDGTPNKEKLGANAILAVSLAVARAAASSVGMPLYRYLGGPSARTLPVPMLNVLNGGAHASNSVEVQEFMLVPAGFGTFREALRAGVEIYHVLRKVLAGRGLSTNVGDEGGFAPDLAANRDALELLQEATAAAGYEVGTQVAFALDVAATELYREGRYHLEGRSLEAEEMVDYLAGLVADFPIVSIEDGLAEADWEGWVALTERLGDRIQLVGDDIFVTSEPMLRRGIDSGAANAILIKVNQIGTLSETLHTMQLAERSSYGRVVSHRSGETEDTFISHLVVATNAGQIKTGAPARGERTAKFNQLLRIEERLGTGARYAGMAPYPRWSA
- a CDS encoding Ppx/GppA phosphatase family protein; the protein is MKGAIDIGTNTVRLLVADLAGGRLVDVERLTEIVGLGRGVDATGRFDPGRVEHALAVLTNYSARLRFHGVSQVRAVATSATRDAEDGSEFLDRVAAVLGFQPELIDGVEEAALSFRGAVAALPGDHPTLVIDPGGGSTEFVLGAGGPDYSVSLDIGSVRLTERLLPERPASPDRVTAATEEVAEIFGLVRLPAVPARVIGVAGTFTSLAAISLGLDAYDREAVHGSTLTMADLDRLVDRLAGLTVEETAAIPSLEPKRAPVLLGGAIVAREAVRASGRDSVTVSEADLLDGIVRGLG
- a CDS encoding septum formation initiator family protein codes for the protein MKKEERRGFGLGSFLILALIIGLVAAAAGVLPFRQIIAQQRSVDLAQQQLDALIEENRRLEHQIAALQSPQEVERLAREQFGLVRPGDIAYVVVVPPGTESDDPQIEVDLGTSTPWWRNLWDFITGKDLVEK
- a CDS encoding type II toxin-antitoxin system VapB family antitoxin, which codes for MSRTNIEIDDDLIALVMRRYRVNTKRAAVDLALRLAAGEALTSEEFLEMEGMGWEGDLEDLRRDRVGFG